One genomic region from Amycolatopsis sp. FBCC-B4732 encodes:
- a CDS encoding anti-sigma factor domain-containing protein — MTHLDRDHLVLLALDDREPGTADTEHLGGCATCREELESLQAVAGLGRETRAETELPPVAEAVWERIAAETGHLPHEAQDQTARPRVDAARGSVSRRRFRSAARYGVVAAAAAAVAAVVTVALTPGSPDESRVVAQAQLNRQAAAPAGAAGRARIVDSGSGTLRLELELTGMPAPAGLYEIWLYDGKTTMIPLGVTAGTYADVPIPSGVTVQAFPVVDVSAQRIGQQEHGTSMVQGTISAGDS; from the coding sequence ATGACGCACCTCGATCGCGATCACCTCGTCCTGCTCGCCCTTGACGACCGGGAGCCGGGCACGGCGGACACCGAGCACCTCGGCGGCTGCGCCACCTGCCGCGAGGAGCTCGAATCGCTTCAGGCGGTAGCGGGCCTGGGCCGGGAAACCCGCGCGGAGACGGAACTGCCGCCGGTGGCCGAGGCGGTGTGGGAGCGGATCGCGGCCGAGACCGGTCACCTGCCGCACGAGGCCCAGGACCAGACGGCACGACCGCGCGTGGACGCCGCTCGGGGGAGCGTCTCGCGGCGTCGTTTCCGTTCCGCCGCGCGCTACGGCGTGGTCGCGGCGGCCGCCGCGGCCGTGGCCGCCGTGGTGACGGTGGCTCTCACGCCCGGCAGCCCGGACGAGAGCCGGGTGGTCGCGCAAGCGCAGCTGAACCGGCAGGCGGCCGCACCCGCCGGCGCCGCCGGCCGAGCCCGGATCGTCGACAGCGGCTCCGGGACGCTGCGGCTCGAACTCGAGCTGACCGGAATGCCGGCGCCGGCGGGTCTTTACGAAATCTGGCTCTACGACGGCAAAACCACCATGATCCCCCTCGGTGTCACCGCCGGGACGTACGCCGACGTTCCCATCCCCAGTGGCGTGACGGTGCAGGCTTTCCCGGTGGTCGATGTTTCGGCTCAGCGCATCGGGCAGCAGGAACACGGGACGAGCATGGTGCAGGGGACCATCAGCGCCGGAGATTCCTGA